One stretch of Terriglobales bacterium DNA includes these proteins:
- a CDS encoding stomatin-like protein, with amino-acid sequence MGLYVTFALAVFILIVIAKTAVVVPQQNAYVVERLGKFHNVLGAGFHMLMPFFDVIRYRHSLKETAMDIPEQICITRDNVQVGVDGILYLKVLDAMRASYGIASYVFAITQLAQTTLRSEIGKIELDRTFEERMNINTAVVSELDKASEPWGVKVLRYEIKNITPPKDILAAMEKQMRAEREKRANILQSEGTRDSAINTAEGEKQQTIKASEATKQQKINEAEGQAAAILAVATATAEGIRKVAEAIGAPGGYEAVQLRVAEQYIREFGMLAKESNTMILPMNAADVASMVALATNVIRKAGGDDGSSDAAEVLKNALSQLQSKQVRAGAR; translated from the coding sequence ATGGGTCTCTACGTCACCTTTGCTCTCGCCGTCTTCATCCTCATCGTCATCGCCAAGACCGCGGTCGTCGTCCCGCAGCAGAACGCCTACGTCGTCGAGCGCCTGGGCAAGTTCCACAACGTGCTCGGCGCCGGCTTCCATATGCTGATGCCGTTCTTCGACGTCATCCGCTACCGCCACTCGCTCAAAGAGACGGCGATGGACATCCCCGAGCAGATCTGCATCACGCGCGACAACGTGCAGGTCGGCGTCGACGGCATCCTCTACCTCAAGGTGCTCGACGCGATGCGCGCTTCCTACGGCATCGCCAGCTACGTCTTCGCCATCACCCAGCTCGCCCAGACCACGCTCCGCAGCGAGATCGGCAAGATCGAGCTCGACCGCACCTTCGAGGAGCGCATGAACATCAACACCGCCGTCGTCAGCGAGCTCGACAAGGCTTCCGAACCCTGGGGCGTCAAGGTGCTGCGCTACGAGATCAAGAACATCACGCCCCCCAAAGACATCCTCGCCGCCATGGAGAAGCAGATGCGCGCCGAGCGCGAGAAGCGCGCCAACATCCTGCAGTCCGAGGGCACCCGCGACTCCGCCATCAACACCGCCGAAGGCGAGAAGCAGCAGACCATCAAGGCGTCGGAGGCCACCAAGCAGCAGAAGATCAACGAGGCGGAAGGCCAGGCCGCTGCCATCCTCGCCGTCGCCACCGCCACCGCCGAGGGCATTCGCAAGGTCGCCGAGGCCATCGGCGCCCCCGGTGGTTACGAGGCCGTGCAGCTCCGCGTCGCTGAGCAGTACATCCGCGAGTTCGGCATGCTGGCCAAGGAGAGCAACACCATGATCCTGCCCATGAACGCCGCCGACGTGGCCTCCATGGTCGCGCTCGCCACCAACGTCATCCGCAAAGCCGGTGGCGACGACGGCAGCTCCGACGCCGCCGAGGTCCTGAAGAACGCTCTCAGCCAGCTCCAGTCCAAGCAGGTGCGCGCCGGCGCCCGCTAA
- a CDS encoding NfeD family protein — MSSEWITMAWWAWIILGFVLLVIELSTPGGFYFIFFGLGAGVVGLLKLAGLSGPAWLDWLLFTAVSVVSLALFRRRLVHRFAGRGSSIPDDVDQFVGVTAVATENIAPGAEGKVQMRGANWSARNIGSDTLAAGQQCTVTRVQGLLLDVRPAHSAVVA, encoded by the coding sequence GTGTCTTCGGAGTGGATCACGATGGCGTGGTGGGCCTGGATCATTCTCGGCTTCGTGCTGCTGGTCATTGAGCTCTCGACGCCCGGCGGCTTCTACTTCATCTTCTTCGGACTCGGCGCCGGCGTCGTCGGCCTGCTGAAGCTTGCCGGCCTCTCCGGCCCGGCCTGGCTCGACTGGCTGCTGTTCACCGCCGTCTCGGTCGTCTCGCTCGCGCTTTTCCGTCGGCGCCTGGTGCACCGCTTCGCCGGCCGCGGCTCCTCCATCCCCGACGACGTGGACCAGTTCGTCGGCGTCACCGCCGTTGCCACGGAGAACATCGCCCCCGGCGCCGAAGGCAAGGTGCAGATGCGTGGCGCCAACTGGAGCGCCCGCAACATCGGCAGCGACACGCTCGCCGCCGGCCAGCAGTGCACCGTCACGCGCGTCCAGGGATTGCTGCTCGACGTGCGGCCCGCCCACTCGGCGGTCGTCGCCTAA
- a CDS encoding dihydrofolate reductase family protein, with translation MKASAFVGVSVDGFLARPDDGLDFLETGEQEPHGFNEFFRSVDALLIGRRTYEVVLGFGGWFYGKKRVYVLSSKPLKPAPKKAVVERLSGDPHQVVAQLEARGAKHVYVDGGQVIQSFLRAGLIDRLILTRVPVLIGQGIPLFGPLSHDIRLRAVKTRQYKGGLVQTEYEVLPRSARPARKPRRR, from the coding sequence ATGAAAGCCTCCGCCTTTGTCGGCGTCAGCGTCGACGGTTTCCTCGCACGTCCCGACGACGGGCTCGACTTCCTCGAGACCGGGGAGCAGGAGCCGCACGGCTTCAACGAGTTCTTCCGGAGCGTCGACGCCCTCCTCATCGGTCGTCGAACGTACGAAGTCGTCCTCGGCTTCGGTGGCTGGTTCTACGGCAAGAAGCGGGTCTACGTCCTCAGCTCGAAGCCGCTAAAACCCGCCCCGAAGAAAGCGGTCGTTGAACGCCTCTCCGGCGACCCGCACCAGGTCGTCGCGCAGCTCGAAGCGCGCGGCGCGAAGCATGTCTACGTCGACGGCGGCCAGGTCATTCAGAGCTTCCTGCGCGCCGGCCTCATCGACCGCCTCATCCTCACGCGCGTGCCGGTCTTGATCGGCCAGGGGATCCCGCTGTTCGGGCCGCTCTCGCACGACATTCGGCTGCGCGCCGTCAAGACCAGGCAGTACAAGGGCGGCCTCGTCCAGACGGAATACGAGGTCCTGCCGCGCAGCGCGCGTCCCGCGCGCAAGCCCCGCCGTCGTTAG
- a CDS encoding redoxin domain-containing protein, whose protein sequence is MQNLQAHLPELEADTQVVGVSMDSPFANKEFADKVGARFPIASDWFNEGKVTKEIFGIYNDKYKAARRVNYLIGKDGKVIEIQQEGDAIDPTKLVDACKARRLKQ, encoded by the coding sequence ATGCAGAACCTCCAGGCTCATCTTCCGGAGCTGGAGGCCGACACCCAGGTCGTGGGTGTGAGCATGGATAGCCCGTTCGCCAACAAGGAATTCGCCGACAAGGTCGGCGCCAGGTTTCCCATCGCCAGCGATTGGTTCAACGAAGGCAAGGTCACCAAGGAGATCTTCGGGATTTACAACGACAAGTACAAAGCCGCCCGCCGCGTGAACTACCTCATTGGCAAAGACGGCAAGGTGATCGAGATCCAGCAGGAAGGGGACGCCATCGACCCCACCAAGCTGGTCGACGCCTGCAAGGCCCGCCGGCTGAAACAGTGA
- a CDS encoding TetR/AcrR family transcriptional regulator, which produces MSQPTESQAARKGAGNHRAGDKSQRILDAAIAVIAQKGYFQARVSEIADKAGVADGTIYLYYKNKEQLLMAAIDSAFGAFLDRARRELAEVKGPKQRLHRLAFVHLDMLGGNRDLAIVFQTELRQSAKFLKEFSQHRLVEYFDMIRGIVREGQQTGEFRAEMSEKIAANCFFGALDEMVTSWMLSDRDYPLAGAADAVVGLILAGMESDPGRR; this is translated from the coding sequence GTGAGCCAACCCACCGAATCGCAAGCGGCGCGCAAGGGCGCGGGCAATCACCGCGCGGGCGACAAATCGCAGCGCATCCTGGACGCCGCCATCGCGGTCATCGCGCAAAAAGGGTACTTCCAGGCGCGGGTCTCGGAGATCGCCGACAAGGCCGGCGTGGCCGACGGCACCATCTATCTTTATTACAAGAACAAGGAACAGCTGCTGATGGCGGCCATCGACAGCGCCTTCGGGGCCTTCCTGGACCGGGCGCGGCGCGAGCTGGCGGAGGTCAAAGGGCCGAAGCAGCGGCTACACAGGCTGGCGTTCGTGCATCTGGATATGCTGGGCGGGAACCGCGACCTGGCGATCGTGTTCCAGACGGAGTTGCGGCAAAGCGCGAAGTTCCTGAAGGAGTTCTCGCAGCACCGCCTGGTGGAGTATTTCGACATGATCCGCGGCATCGTGCGCGAAGGGCAGCAGACGGGCGAGTTCCGCGCGGAGATGAGCGAGAAGATCGCGGCCAACTGCTTCTTCGGGGCGCTCGACGAGATGGTGACTTCGTGGATGCTGAGCGACCGCGACTACCCGCTGGCAGGGGCCGCCGACGCGGTGGTGGGGCTCATCCTGGCCGGAATGGAGAGCGACCCTGGCCGCCGCTGA
- a CDS encoding long-chain fatty acid--CoA ligase → MSYRTAGGQWASLSARQLYSRVVTTARALESWELRKGDRIALMAENRPEWAVVDYAALALGLVDVPIYPTLTAEQAAYILKDSGARVAFVSSREQLEKLKSVHAETRLEKIVLMDVFDGHDAVAMHDISSDGVTERDRHFDARAAQARPEDLATIIYTSGTTGTPKGVMLTHGNLASNMVSLRYYDWGEGDTCISFLPLSHITARHLDYVCFTYGCMIAYCPNFELLGQTMREVQPTLFVGVPRVYEKIRNGVEEKVARGVKRKVYEWARGVGQKHRAEVLAGRRPESFDWKVANRLMFAKVLSAFGGRARNFISGGAPLGIKLAEWYADMGIRIHEGYGLTETSPVIAINTPGDHRIGTVGKPLPNVEVRTSAEDGEIEVRGPSIFQNYWQLPDETKKAFTEDGWFRTGDIGELDGDGFLKITDRKKDLIKTSGGKFIAPQPIEGHLRANVLVAHAAVLGDRRNFPSVIIAPHFPMLESWAQANGVEFQTRGELIAHPKVGALYDGIIADMNTHLARYEKIKKVLLVPDEFSIATGELTPSLKLKRRVLEQKYKEQIDAMYAGPSPQVTETANVS, encoded by the coding sequence ATGAGCTATCGAACGGCGGGCGGGCAGTGGGCATCCCTCTCGGCGCGCCAGCTCTACTCGCGCGTGGTGACGACGGCGCGCGCGCTGGAGAGCTGGGAGCTGCGCAAGGGCGACCGCATCGCGCTGATGGCGGAGAACCGTCCGGAGTGGGCCGTGGTGGACTACGCCGCGCTCGCGCTCGGACTGGTCGACGTTCCTATCTATCCCACGCTGACGGCGGAGCAGGCGGCGTACATCCTGAAGGATTCAGGGGCGCGGGTGGCGTTCGTGTCGTCGCGCGAGCAGCTCGAGAAGCTGAAGAGCGTGCACGCCGAGACGCGACTCGAAAAGATCGTGCTGATGGACGTGTTCGACGGGCACGACGCGGTGGCGATGCACGACATCTCGTCCGACGGCGTGACGGAGCGCGACCGGCACTTCGACGCGCGCGCGGCGCAGGCCCGGCCGGAAGACCTCGCCACCATCATCTACACGTCGGGGACGACCGGGACGCCGAAGGGCGTGATGCTGACGCACGGCAACCTGGCGTCGAACATGGTGTCGCTGCGCTACTACGACTGGGGCGAGGGCGACACCTGCATCTCGTTCCTGCCGCTGTCGCACATCACCGCGCGCCACCTCGATTACGTGTGCTTCACCTACGGCTGCATGATCGCCTACTGCCCCAACTTCGAGCTGCTGGGCCAGACGATGCGGGAGGTGCAGCCCACGCTGTTCGTCGGCGTGCCGCGCGTGTACGAGAAGATCCGCAATGGGGTGGAAGAGAAGGTTGCGCGCGGCGTGAAGCGCAAAGTCTACGAATGGGCGCGCGGCGTGGGGCAGAAGCACCGCGCCGAGGTGCTCGCGGGGCGCAGGCCGGAGTCGTTCGACTGGAAGGTGGCGAACCGGCTGATGTTCGCGAAGGTGCTGAGCGCGTTCGGCGGGCGGGCGCGCAACTTCATCTCGGGCGGCGCGCCGCTGGGCATCAAGCTGGCGGAGTGGTACGCCGACATGGGCATCCGCATCCACGAGGGCTACGGGCTCACCGAGACGTCACCGGTCATCGCCATCAACACGCCGGGCGACCACCGCATCGGGACGGTCGGCAAGCCGCTGCCGAACGTCGAGGTGCGGACCTCGGCGGAGGATGGCGAGATCGAGGTGCGCGGGCCGTCGATCTTCCAGAACTACTGGCAGTTGCCGGACGAGACCAAGAAGGCCTTCACCGAAGACGGCTGGTTCCGGACCGGCGACATCGGGGAGCTCGACGGCGACGGTTTCCTGAAGATCACCGACCGGAAGAAGGACCTGATCAAGACGTCGGGCGGGAAGTTCATCGCGCCGCAACCCATCGAGGGGCACCTGCGCGCGAACGTGCTGGTGGCGCACGCGGCGGTCCTCGGCGACCGGAGGAACTTCCCCAGCGTGATCATCGCGCCGCACTTTCCCATGCTGGAGAGCTGGGCGCAGGCCAACGGCGTGGAGTTCCAGACGCGCGGCGAGCTGATCGCGCACCCGAAAGTAGGCGCGCTGTACGACGGCATCATCGCCGACATGAACACGCACCTGGCGCGCTACGAGAAGATCAAGAAGGTGCTGCTGGTGCCGGACGAGTTCTCGATCGCGACCGGCGAGCTCACGCCCTCGCTCAAGCTGAAGCGGCGCGTGCTCGAGCAGAAGTACAAAGAACAGATCGACGCGATGTACGCCGGGCCGAGCCCGCAGGTGACGGAGACGGCCAACGTCTCGTGA
- a CDS encoding threonine/serine dehydratase, producing MNPPETGPAHVTLDDIRAAAERLKGVAFRTPLIPHPKIAGLYFKAESLQPIGAFKIRGAYNKVATLPEEERKRGVITFSSGNHAQAVAYAARAFGVKAVIVMPNNAPPVKQDGTKALGAEVVLVGPASSERLAKAQELSEKHGYVMVPPYDDAAIVAGQGTCGLEILEQLPDVQLVLSPVSGGGMLSGAATAIKLSGSKAKVVGCEPAVSGKAKESLKTGKIVERTAEVATKTICDGLRTQSLGRLNFELIRKYCDDVVGVSDDEVRQAMGELAREVHIVAEPSGAISYAAWRFRRHELPEAEKVVCILTGGNVDAGLLKEVLG from the coding sequence GTGAATCCTCCTGAGACGGGACCGGCGCACGTCACGCTCGACGACATCCGTGCGGCGGCGGAGCGGCTGAAGGGCGTCGCGTTTCGCACGCCGCTCATTCCCCATCCCAAGATCGCCGGCCTCTATTTCAAGGCGGAGAGCCTGCAGCCCATCGGCGCGTTCAAGATCCGCGGCGCGTACAACAAGGTCGCGACCCTGCCGGAGGAGGAGCGGAAGCGGGGGGTCATCACGTTCTCGAGCGGCAACCACGCGCAGGCGGTGGCGTACGCGGCGCGCGCGTTCGGCGTGAAGGCCGTCATCGTGATGCCGAACAACGCGCCGCCTGTGAAGCAGGACGGGACGAAGGCGCTCGGGGCGGAAGTGGTGCTGGTGGGCCCGGCGAGCTCGGAGCGGCTGGCAAAGGCGCAGGAACTTTCGGAGAAACACGGCTACGTGATGGTGCCGCCATACGACGACGCGGCGATCGTCGCGGGCCAAGGCACCTGCGGGCTGGAGATCCTGGAGCAGCTGCCCGACGTCCAACTGGTGCTCTCGCCGGTGAGTGGCGGCGGGATGTTGAGCGGCGCGGCGACGGCCATCAAGCTGAGCGGGTCGAAGGCGAAGGTGGTGGGGTGCGAGCCGGCGGTCTCAGGCAAGGCGAAAGAGAGCTTGAAGACCGGAAAGATCGTGGAGCGGACGGCGGAGGTGGCGACAAAGACCATCTGCGATGGCCTGCGGACGCAATCACTTGGGCGGCTAAACTTCGAGTTGATCCGCAAGTATTGCGACGACGTGGTGGGCGTGAGCGACGACGAGGTGCGGCAGGCGATGGGCGAGCTGGCGCGCGAGGTGCACATCGTGGCCGAGCCGAGCGGCGCCATCAGCTACGCGGCGTGGCGGTTCCGGCGGCATGAGCTGCCCGAGGCCGAGAAGGTGGTCTGCATCCTCACCGGCGGGAACGTGGACGCCGGGCTGCTGAAGGAAGTGCTGGGGTAG
- a CDS encoding pitrilysin family protein, with the protein MRRAILGCSVFLLLLASFSLAQGKPAAKPAASAAKVFPYPVITKTLPNGLKVTVVPAHEFKDAATFASVVMAGSRNEVHKGKTGLAHLFEHIMFRHEWGGKPSGYDNEIARMGVDNNAFTDYDITFYHPTTFTENLFAQKGPNGERLPGVIELEAARFKGLKLDQKTFQVEAGAVLGEYRRIFSFPEEKMIEDLSPVAFPNHPYGHTVIGYRDDVEKMPEAWDVAWEFYRNYYTPASVGILVVGDVEPDRIFAEVEKYYSDWKAVTPPAIPPEQEPDGEKTVHVKWDSDVSPKLMVGYHTPAFKPGTKEAAIGILLSELLTSRSAPLFQKLRYQKQSATSFGMYSQPDSTDPHWLLVSADLVQERFQKDGDKYVQEVRQDIIDGIEALQHFSKEKGAAKTLAVLKSKVKNDFLAGMNNTLSTATVMGYYYRYEQDPKAIDKTFAGLQTLTPADIDAYARKYFTEKRRVTATLWKDAAAAETKKEGN; encoded by the coding sequence TTGCGACGTGCGATCCTCGGATGTAGCGTCTTCCTCCTTCTTCTGGCTTCTTTCTCATTGGCGCAGGGCAAGCCGGCGGCCAAGCCGGCGGCGAGCGCGGCCAAAGTCTTCCCTTACCCGGTCATCACCAAGACCCTGCCCAACGGGCTGAAGGTCACGGTGGTGCCGGCGCATGAGTTCAAGGACGCGGCGACGTTCGCGTCGGTGGTGATGGCAGGCTCGCGCAACGAGGTGCACAAGGGCAAGACGGGCCTGGCGCACCTGTTCGAGCACATCATGTTCCGCCACGAGTGGGGCGGAAAGCCGAGCGGGTACGACAACGAGATCGCGCGCATGGGCGTGGACAACAACGCTTTCACCGACTACGACATCACCTTTTACCATCCGACCACGTTCACCGAGAACCTGTTCGCGCAGAAGGGACCGAACGGCGAGCGGCTGCCGGGTGTGATCGAGCTGGAAGCCGCGCGCTTCAAGGGACTGAAGCTCGACCAGAAGACCTTCCAGGTGGAAGCGGGCGCGGTGCTGGGCGAGTACCGCCGCATCTTCTCGTTCCCGGAGGAGAAGATGATCGAAGACCTGTCGCCGGTGGCGTTCCCGAACCATCCGTACGGGCACACGGTCATCGGCTACCGCGACGACGTGGAGAAGATGCCGGAGGCGTGGGACGTGGCGTGGGAGTTTTACCGCAACTACTACACGCCGGCAAGCGTCGGCATCCTGGTCGTGGGCGACGTGGAGCCCGACCGGATCTTCGCCGAAGTCGAGAAGTACTACTCGGACTGGAAGGCGGTGACGCCGCCGGCGATCCCGCCGGAGCAGGAGCCGGACGGCGAGAAGACGGTGCACGTGAAGTGGGATTCCGACGTCTCGCCCAAGCTGATGGTCGGCTACCACACGCCGGCGTTCAAGCCGGGGACGAAGGAGGCGGCGATCGGGATCCTGCTGTCGGAGCTGCTGACCTCGCGCTCGGCGCCGCTGTTCCAGAAGCTGCGCTACCAGAAGCAGAGCGCGACCAGCTTCGGGATGTACTCGCAGCCGGATTCGACCGATCCGCACTGGCTGCTGGTCTCGGCCGACCTGGTGCAGGAGCGCTTCCAGAAGGACGGCGACAAGTACGTGCAGGAGGTGCGGCAGGACATCATCGACGGCATCGAGGCGCTGCAGCACTTCTCAAAAGAGAAGGGCGCGGCGAAGACGCTGGCGGTGCTGAAGAGCAAGGTGAAGAACGATTTCCTCGCGGGCATGAACAACACGCTCTCGACCGCGACGGTGATGGGCTACTACTACCGCTACGAGCAGGACCCGAAGGCCATCGACAAGACGTTCGCGGGGCTGCAGACGCTGACGCCGGCGGACATCGATGCCTACGCCAGGAAGTACTTCACCGAGAAGCGGCGGGTGACGGCGACGCTGTGGAAAGACGCCGCGGCGGCCGAGACGAAGAAGGAGGGCAACTGA